The following proteins are co-located in the Calliphora vicina chromosome 2, idCalVici1.1, whole genome shotgun sequence genome:
- the LOC135950586 gene encoding uncharacterized protein LOC135950586, which produces MTTQAAAAPELYGLPKIHKDGIPLRPISASMKVPCYSLSKYIGTILRNIVSPKYNIQNSVELKRKLESVSLENDDIMVSFDVVSLFTNIPIHLAIRNILDKWKTLKEHTAIPRQTFLKILQFCLTDNNYLTFDNKFYHQTYGMPMGNPLSPTIANIVLDTLLDDVIDELRANNIEIKFITKYVDDLFAIIRKSDEEKILKTMNVYHNKIQFTIEREKNMSIPYLDINIIKDNGRIRTNWYTKPTSSGRMVNFNSTQPLKMKISTATNLIRKVLQISDVEYRKTNINRIRKILTKNSYPTYMTNNLINKVLKYEKQQKNPNTEEEKVFYSVPFIPKLTETKTMKRMITEKTTTIAYKSNMTLRHLFTNNKTTIDKLKSDNVVYEIKCDGNERERCNLVYIGTTKRMLGTRVNEHKTDIEKGKITTALSLHVKECNHKMDFDNIKILDREQKENKRYTLESLRIQQKIHNTMNTKEDKDNTKLQYSAAIFNY; this is translated from the coding sequence ATGACGACACAAGCGGCAGCAGCACCTGAGTTATATGGACTGCCAAAGATACACAAAGACGGAATACCACTTCGACCGATATCTGCATCCATGAAGGTACCGTGTTACAGTCTTTCGAAGTATATTGGAACAATTTTGAGGAATATTGTGTCGCCcaaatacaatatacaaaattcagtagaatTAAAACGAAAACTGGAAAGCGTCTCATTGGAAAATGACGATATTATGGTCTCTTTCGACGTGGTATCATTATTCACTAATATACCGATTCACTTGGCTATAAGGAATATACTTGACAAATGGAAAACACTTAAGGAACACACGGCAATACCaaggcaaacatttttgaaaattcttcaGTTTTGTTTAACTGATAATAACTATCTCACTTTTGACAataaattttaccatcaaaCATATGGTATGCCAATGGGAAACCCCCTATCGCCAACAATTGCAAATATTGTACTTGACACACTACTGGACGATGTAATTGACGAATTAAGGGCTAATAATATAGAGATTAAGTTTATCACTAAGTATGTGGATGACTTGTTTGCGATTATAAGGAAATCGGACGAAGAgaagatattaaaaacaatgaaCGTTTATCACAATAAGATACAATTTACAATAGAACGCGAGAAGAATATGTCAATACCGTATCTGGACATCAATATCATCAAGGATAATGGAAGAATAAGGACAAATTGGTACACGAAACCCACATCTTCAGGTAGAATGGTTAACTTCAACTCTACACAACCATTGAAAATGAAGATAAGTACAGCGACGAATTTAATAAGGAAAGTATTACAGATAAGTGATGTTGAATACAGGAAAACCAATATTAatagaataagaaaaatacttacaaagaATAGTTACCCAACATATATGACGAACAATTTAATCAACaaagtactaaaatatgaaaaacagcagaaaaatccaAACACTGAGgaggaaaaagttttttacagtgtaCCATTTATTCCCAAACTAACGGAGACAAAAACAATGAAGAGAATGATCAcagagaaaacaacaacaatagcttaCAAATCAAATATGACACTGAGGCATCTatttacaaacaacaaaacaacaattgaCAAACTTAAGAGTGATAATGTGGTCTATGAGATAAAATGTGACGGTAATGAAAGGGAGAGATGTAACTTGGTTTACATTGGTACGACAAAGAGAATGTTGGGGACGAGAGTTAATGAACACAAAACTGatattgaaaaaggaaaaataacgaCGGCATTATCTCTGCACGTAAAGGAGTGCAATCATAAGATGGATTTTGACAATATTAAGATATTGGACAGAGAACAAAAAGAGAACAAACGATACACTCTTGAAAGCTtaagaatacaacaaaaaatacacaatacaatGAACACGAAAGAGGACAAGGATAACACAAAACTGCAATATTCCGctgcaatatttaattattaa